The Salinispora tropica CNB-440 genome has a window encoding:
- a CDS encoding D-alanine--D-alanine ligase family protein yields the protein MTTPGKIRVAVVFGGRSPEHGISCVSAGSVLAALDPDEYEVVPVGISRAGQWVLTGSDPAELAISARRLPEVTAESGAAIMLNADPSHSGLMVLDATAGPRALADVDVVFPVLHGAYGEDGSIQGMLEMAGIPYVGANVFASAAAMDKEFTKKLCAAEGIPIGPYVVLRSGMTLTEQDKQRLGLPVFVKPSRAGSSFGITKISDWAELDAAVATARQIDSKVLVEAAVVGREIECGVLEGEAGGVPEASVLAEVRVVGEYDFYDFEAKYIDAESACEYDIPAGLSERVTRQVQEYAVRAFTALDCAGLARADFFVTPELDIYLNEINTMPGFTPSSMFPRMWAASGLEYPKLVNRLIRTALQRGAGPR from the coding sequence GTGACCACCCCAGGCAAGATCCGCGTGGCGGTCGTGTTCGGCGGACGCAGCCCGGAGCACGGCATTTCCTGTGTCAGCGCCGGTAGCGTGCTGGCGGCGCTCGACCCCGACGAATACGAGGTCGTGCCGGTAGGGATCAGCCGTGCCGGTCAGTGGGTGCTGACCGGCAGCGATCCGGCCGAGCTCGCGATCAGCGCCCGCCGGTTGCCGGAAGTCACCGCCGAGTCCGGCGCCGCCATCATGCTCAATGCTGACCCGAGCCACAGCGGGCTGATGGTGCTCGACGCGACCGCGGGGCCCCGGGCCCTCGCCGACGTGGACGTGGTGTTTCCGGTCCTGCACGGAGCGTACGGGGAGGATGGCAGCATTCAGGGGATGCTGGAGATGGCCGGCATCCCGTACGTGGGGGCGAACGTCTTCGCCTCCGCCGCCGCCATGGACAAGGAGTTCACCAAGAAGCTCTGCGCCGCCGAGGGGATTCCGATCGGCCCGTACGTGGTGCTGCGCAGCGGCATGACCTTGACCGAGCAGGACAAGCAGCGCCTGGGTCTACCGGTCTTCGTCAAGCCCTCCCGGGCCGGCTCGTCCTTCGGGATCACCAAGATCAGCGACTGGGCGGAGCTGGACGCTGCGGTCGCCACCGCCCGGCAGATCGACTCCAAGGTCCTCGTCGAGGCCGCGGTTGTCGGCCGGGAGATCGAGTGCGGAGTGTTGGAGGGCGAGGCCGGTGGGGTGCCGGAAGCGTCCGTGCTCGCCGAGGTCCGGGTGGTCGGGGAGTACGACTTCTACGACTTCGAGGCGAAGTACATCGATGCCGAGTCCGCCTGTGAGTACGACATCCCCGCCGGTCTGTCGGAGCGGGTGACCCGCCAGGTCCAGGAGTACGCGGTCCGTGCGTTCACCGCGCTCGACTGCGCCGGGCTGGCTCGGGCTGACTTCTTTGTCACCCCGGAGTTGGACATCTATCTCAACGAGATCAACACGATGCCCGGCTTTACCCCGTCATCGATGTTCCCGCGCATGTGGGCGGCCTCCGGTCTGGAGTACCCGAAGCTGGTCAACCGCCTTATCCGTACCGCCCTTCAGCGCGGGGCCGGCCCGCGCTGA
- a CDS encoding cold-shock protein yields MQGTVATFDATTRSGVLLLDDGTELAFPAPAFDASGLRLLRLGQRLRVETDGAGTVIRVTLPTMS; encoded by the coding sequence ATGCAGGGCACGGTGGCCACCTTCGACGCGACGACCCGCAGCGGCGTACTCCTTCTCGACGACGGCACCGAACTGGCGTTCCCGGCTCCGGCCTTCGACGCCTCCGGCCTGCGGCTGCTCCGCCTCGGCCAACGGTTGCGGGTGGAGACCGACGGGGCGGGAACGGTGATTCGCGTGACGTTGCCGACGATGAGCTGA
- the cofC gene encoding 2-phospho-L-lactate guanylyltransferase: MTQVWTVVVPVKRLDAAKSRLRGALPGRPHEALALALAVDTVEAVRACSVVAEVLVVTDDQAVAAATGAAGARVVPDRPAAGLNPAFRYGAAVAGDGWVAGLTADLPALRPVELAAALSAARSGPTNRRYVPDAPGTGTVLLAAPPGMPLDPRFGGNSAAAHAASGALPLLGDWPSLRRDVDTAADLAAATRLGLGAHTAPLCGTTTPTASRPV; the protein is encoded by the coding sequence GTGACCCAGGTGTGGACCGTAGTGGTGCCGGTGAAGCGGCTGGACGCGGCGAAGAGCCGGCTCCGCGGCGCGCTGCCGGGCCGGCCCCACGAGGCGTTGGCGCTGGCGTTGGCGGTCGACACCGTCGAGGCGGTACGGGCCTGTTCGGTGGTCGCCGAGGTGCTGGTGGTTACGGACGATCAGGCCGTGGCGGCGGCGACCGGGGCGGCCGGCGCCCGGGTGGTGCCGGACCGCCCCGCCGCCGGTCTCAACCCCGCTTTCCGGTACGGCGCGGCGGTCGCCGGAGACGGCTGGGTCGCGGGCCTCACGGCGGACCTGCCCGCGCTACGCCCAGTCGAGCTGGCGGCCGCCCTGTCGGCGGCGCGGTCCGGTCCCACCAACCGCCGGTACGTGCCCGACGCCCCCGGCACCGGCACCGTGCTGCTGGCCGCACCACCCGGTATGCCCCTGGATCCACGCTTCGGTGGCAACTCGGCGGCCGCCCACGCGGCCAGCGGTGCGCTCCCCCTGCTCGGTGACTGGCCGAGCCTGCGTCGAGATGTCGACACCGCCGCCGACCTGGCCGCGGCCACCCGGCTCGGGCTGGGCGCGCACACCGCGCCGCTGTGTGGCACGACCACCCCAACAGCCAGTCGGCCGGTGTAG
- a CDS encoding ROK family protein produces MGSAATPVVVGLDNGGTSNNATVLTVDGRFLVDGLLESPSEVHAGPQAAIEALAGAFTRALASVGVSRDLVRAVGLDTPGPASASGVISSRGSTNFSQPEWRGYDVRGALARRLGLPVVYLNDGNAAALYAHHSYFGADATRRSSVSAVVGTGLGGGLVEGGRVIAGAAGMAGELGHVQLPLTGLLAPGQPDPVCACGFVGDAESIASLTGIARNLLPYWLTRFPGHPLAAEPPVRAAKLVRGLGERGDPLAREIFIQQAAAIGRLFTLAANLADPHTYFVGGGVVEAAPAFRDWFLATVREHTMLRKEQAAVATFALVPERDMAGARGVALAALRV; encoded by the coding sequence GTGGGCAGCGCGGCAACGCCGGTGGTCGTTGGTTTGGACAACGGCGGCACCAGCAACAACGCCACCGTCCTGACGGTGGATGGACGCTTCCTCGTGGACGGGTTGTTAGAGAGCCCGAGCGAGGTCCATGCCGGTCCGCAGGCAGCGATCGAGGCCCTCGCGGGTGCCTTTACCAGGGCATTGGCGTCGGTCGGCGTATCCCGGGATCTGGTCCGGGCGGTGGGGCTGGACACACCCGGTCCGGCCAGCGCCTCCGGGGTGATCTCCTCGCGTGGTTCGACCAACTTCTCCCAGCCGGAGTGGCGGGGCTACGACGTGCGGGGTGCGCTTGCGCGGCGGCTCGGTCTGCCGGTGGTGTATCTCAACGATGGCAACGCCGCGGCCTTGTACGCGCACCACTCGTACTTCGGCGCGGATGCGACGCGTCGCTCGTCGGTCTCCGCGGTGGTCGGTACCGGTCTCGGTGGCGGGCTGGTCGAAGGGGGGCGGGTGATTGCCGGCGCGGCCGGTATGGCGGGGGAGTTGGGGCACGTGCAGTTGCCGTTGACCGGCCTGCTGGCTCCCGGCCAGCCGGACCCGGTGTGCGCCTGTGGCTTCGTGGGGGACGCGGAGAGCATCGCGTCGCTGACCGGGATCGCCCGCAACCTGCTGCCGTACTGGCTGACCCGGTTCCCCGGGCATCCGCTGGCCGCCGAGCCACCGGTGCGGGCGGCGAAGCTGGTCCGCGGGCTCGGCGAGCGGGGCGACCCGCTGGCCCGGGAGATCTTCATCCAGCAGGCGGCGGCGATCGGCCGGTTGTTCACCCTCGCGGCGAACCTGGCGGATCCGCACACGTACTTCGTCGGTGGGGGTGTGGTGGAGGCGGCACCGGCGTTTCGCGACTGGTTTCTCGCCACTGTTCGCGAGCACACCATGCTGCGGAAGGAGCAGGCGGCGGTGGCGACGTTTGCGCTGGTGCCGGAGCGGGACATGGCCGGGGCCCGAGGGGTGGCCCTCGCGGCGTTGCGGGTCTAG
- a CDS encoding lysophospholipid acyltransferase family protein, with protein sequence MARRRMGFWPRFAVVLVKSVMTIWTRRSWRGMEHLRRPGGVIIVPNHISHADPLVAAHFVYDSGRWPRFLGKASLFRVPLIGGILRRCWQIPVERGTTAAVESLDRLVAVVDNGGAVVIYPEGTTTREPELWPMKGKTGAARLALATGAPVVPVAMWGPERMFDPRTSRLNPRPRIPVTVVAGPPVDLDRWAGVPPTKAVLEEMTDVIMLRLRDLLAEVRQADPPTLWERPRRADRPGAAA encoded by the coding sequence GTGGCGCGGCGCAGGATGGGGTTCTGGCCACGGTTCGCCGTGGTGCTGGTCAAGTCCGTGATGACGATCTGGACGCGGCGGAGTTGGCGTGGCATGGAACACCTCCGTCGGCCCGGCGGGGTGATCATCGTGCCGAACCACATCTCGCACGCCGACCCGCTGGTCGCCGCGCACTTCGTCTACGACTCCGGGCGTTGGCCGCGGTTCCTCGGCAAGGCCAGCTTGTTCCGAGTGCCGCTGATCGGTGGGATCCTGCGCCGCTGCTGGCAGATTCCGGTCGAGCGCGGCACCACGGCCGCGGTCGAGTCGTTGGACCGTCTGGTCGCCGTGGTGGACAACGGCGGTGCGGTGGTGATCTACCCGGAGGGGACCACGACCCGGGAACCCGAGCTGTGGCCGATGAAGGGCAAGACCGGCGCGGCGCGGCTCGCCCTCGCCACCGGCGCTCCTGTCGTCCCGGTGGCGATGTGGGGACCGGAGCGGATGTTCGATCCCCGGACCTCCCGGCTGAACCCGCGTCCCCGAATCCCGGTGACCGTCGTCGCCGGGCCACCGGTCGACCTGGACCGGTGGGCGGGCGTCCCTCCGACGAAGGCGGTGCTTGAGGAGATGACCGACGTCATCATGCTGCGTTTGCGCGATCTGCTCGCCGAGGTTCGGCAGGCCGACCCGCCCACGCTCTGGGAACGCCCCCGCCGCGCCGACCGCCCGGGGGCGGCGGCATGA
- a CDS encoding cystathionine gamma-lyase has protein sequence MTDDHDGTRCVHAGLPEPAPGEPFLPGPVFAAPYHLDPWAGPAGTPNGYGRSDNPTRRRLEAAIGELEGGDCRAFASGQAAITGLLLSVLRSGDTVLLPADGYFPVRAFATETLAGIGVRVLFAPTAGPYPDLAGVRLVLVETPANPGLDVVDLPVLAARARAAGALLVVDNTTATPLGQRPLELGADLVVASGTKALTGHSDLLLGYVGTRSAELLAAVTRWRDHTGAVPGAFDAWLAHRSLATLDLRLARQTANAAALAELLAEQPGVTGLRWPGRPEDPAYPVAVAQLRRMPGVLSFDLGDADRVARFVAAARLVAAATSFGGLHTTADRRAQWGDDTPPGFVRLSCGVEDTTDLVADVAAALRVVGG, from the coding sequence GTGACGGACGACCACGACGGAACCCGCTGTGTCCATGCCGGGCTGCCGGAGCCCGCACCCGGGGAGCCGTTCCTGCCCGGCCCGGTCTTTGCCGCGCCGTACCACCTCGATCCGTGGGCCGGGCCGGCGGGCACGCCGAACGGCTACGGTCGGTCGGACAACCCGACCCGGCGGCGGCTGGAGGCGGCGATCGGTGAGCTGGAGGGGGGCGACTGCCGGGCTTTCGCCAGCGGCCAGGCGGCGATCACTGGGCTGCTGCTGAGTGTGTTGCGCTCCGGCGACACGGTGCTGCTCCCTGCCGACGGCTACTTTCCGGTGCGGGCGTTCGCCACCGAGACTCTGGCCGGCATCGGGGTACGGGTGCTCTTCGCGCCGACCGCCGGGCCATACCCGGACCTCGCCGGCGTACGTCTGGTGTTGGTGGAGACCCCGGCGAACCCGGGCCTGGACGTCGTCGACCTGCCCGTGTTGGCGGCGCGGGCGCGGGCGGCTGGGGCCCTGCTGGTGGTGGACAACACCACCGCGACTCCGCTCGGGCAGCGTCCGTTGGAACTCGGTGCCGACCTGGTGGTGGCCTCCGGCACGAAGGCGCTTACCGGCCACTCGGACCTGCTGCTCGGCTATGTCGGCACCCGGTCGGCCGAGTTGCTCGCGGCGGTGACCCGGTGGCGGGACCACACCGGGGCGGTCCCGGGCGCCTTCGACGCCTGGCTGGCGCACCGATCCCTGGCCACCCTCGACCTGCGACTGGCCCGGCAGACCGCGAACGCCGCGGCCCTCGCCGAGTTGCTGGCGGAGCAACCGGGAGTGACCGGGCTGCGCTGGCCGGGCCGGCCGGAGGATCCGGCCTACCCGGTGGCCGTGGCGCAACTGCGCCGGATGCCGGGGGTACTCTCCTTTGATCTTGGCGACGCCGACCGCGTCGCCCGCTTCGTCGCCGCGGCCCGGCTGGTGGCGGCGGCCACCTCGTTCGGCGGGCTGCACACCACGGCTGACCGGCGGGCCCAGTGGGGTGACGACACCCCGCCCGGCTTCGTCCGACTCTCCTGCGGCGTCGAGGACACCACCGACCTGGTCGCCGACGTGGCTGCCGCGCTGCGGGTCGTCGGCGGCTGA
- a CDS encoding helix-turn-helix domain-containing protein, whose amino-acid sequence MAPKTARARRLGIALRMHREAAGLTLESAADEVNSTRSTLSRYENAQTLVSPAVVRALLTLYRVAPDEIAAAAQLAKDARKPGWWVSYSYLLDRRTIDFIALEAEATGIANFEPSVVPGLLQTADYIRGVMRGGPHTLTDDEVEQRVQLRLDRQQRLTAPHPPILDAIIDEGALLRPVGDRTVMAAQLGHLLKASELPNVTVQVIPLAAGYHRGTRGSLHILEFADPEDPFIASVETVAGQMVLDRPGDLRTCTKIMEHLRSVALSPADSRDQLRHLMEGR is encoded by the coding sequence ATGGCCCCGAAGACCGCCCGCGCCCGTCGGCTGGGCATCGCCCTGCGCATGCACCGGGAGGCCGCCGGCCTCACCCTGGAGTCCGCAGCGGACGAAGTCAACAGCACCCGCAGCACCCTGTCCCGCTACGAGAACGCGCAGACGCTGGTGAGCCCGGCCGTCGTCCGCGCACTCCTGACCCTCTACCGGGTCGCACCAGACGAGATCGCGGCAGCGGCACAGCTCGCCAAGGACGCACGCAAGCCCGGCTGGTGGGTCTCCTACTCGTATCTTCTCGACCGACGCACCATCGACTTCATCGCGCTGGAAGCCGAGGCCACCGGGATCGCCAACTTCGAGCCCTCCGTGGTGCCCGGCCTACTCCAGACCGCCGACTACATCCGCGGAGTGATGCGGGGTGGCCCACACACCCTGACTGATGACGAAGTCGAGCAGCGGGTCCAGCTCCGGCTCGACCGGCAACAACGACTCACCGCACCGCATCCGCCGATCCTCGACGCCATCATCGACGAAGGCGCCCTACTACGACCGGTGGGCGACCGGACGGTGATGGCGGCACAGCTGGGACACCTGCTGAAGGCCAGCGAGCTACCCAACGTCACCGTCCAGGTGATCCCGCTGGCCGCCGGCTATCACCGCGGCACCCGCGGCTCGCTGCACATCCTGGAGTTCGCGGACCCCGAAGACCCCTTCATCGCCTCGGTGGAGACGGTCGCCGGCCAGATGGTCCTCGACCGCCCCGGCGACCTCCGCACCTGCACCAAGATCATGGAGCACCTGCGGAGCGTGGCCCTCAGCCCGGCAGACAGCCGTGACCAGCTTCGGCACCTCATGGAGGGACGGTAG
- a CDS encoding NAD(P)H-dependent glycerol-3-phosphate dehydrogenase: MSGQVAVLGAGSWGTAFAKILGDAGRDVTIWARRPSVVAALQAERSNPEYLPGLVLPERVTATGDPGEAITGAELVVLAVPSQTLRGNLAEWLPYLHRDATLVSLMKGIELGTTKRMSEVVMETARVPADRVVVVSGPNLAPEIVAEQPAATVVACPDIDRATLVQRAITTPYFRPYTNHDVIGCELGGAVKNVIALAYGIATAMGFGHNTRAMLVTRGLAETARLGVALGADPLTFAGLAGMGDLVASCSSPSARNRTFGEHLGRGATLEEARIATRQTAEGVKSALAIRDLARAHEIEMPITEQVELVCHEGVDPRRAVAALMSRTTKPE, from the coding sequence ATGAGCGGGCAGGTCGCCGTGTTGGGGGCCGGGTCCTGGGGGACGGCTTTCGCCAAGATCCTCGGTGACGCGGGCCGGGATGTCACCATCTGGGCCCGGCGACCGTCGGTCGTGGCGGCGCTACAGGCCGAGCGGAGCAACCCGGAGTACCTGCCGGGTCTGGTCCTGCCGGAGCGGGTGACGGCCACCGGGGACCCCGGGGAGGCGATCACGGGTGCCGAGCTGGTGGTGCTCGCGGTGCCGTCGCAGACGCTGCGTGGCAACCTCGCCGAGTGGCTCCCCTACCTGCACCGCGACGCCACGCTGGTGTCCCTGATGAAGGGGATCGAACTCGGCACCACCAAGCGGATGAGCGAGGTGGTCATGGAGACCGCCCGCGTCCCCGCCGACCGGGTGGTCGTGGTCTCCGGGCCGAACCTGGCCCCCGAGATCGTCGCCGAGCAGCCCGCGGCCACCGTGGTCGCCTGCCCCGACATTGACCGGGCCACCCTCGTGCAGCGGGCGATCACCACCCCGTACTTCCGTCCATACACCAACCACGACGTGATCGGCTGTGAGCTGGGGGGCGCGGTCAAGAACGTCATCGCCCTCGCGTACGGCATCGCCACCGCGATGGGCTTCGGCCACAACACCCGGGCGATGCTGGTCACGCGCGGGCTGGCCGAGACCGCCCGGCTCGGCGTGGCGCTCGGTGCCGACCCACTCACCTTCGCTGGTCTCGCCGGCATGGGTGATCTGGTGGCGTCCTGCTCCTCCCCGTCGGCTCGCAACCGCACCTTCGGCGAGCACCTCGGCCGGGGGGCAACCCTGGAGGAGGCCCGGATCGCCACCCGGCAGACCGCCGAGGGGGTCAAGAGCGCGTTGGCCATCCGGGATCTGGCTCGGGCGCACGAGATCGAGATGCCGATCACCGAGCAGGTGGAGCTGGTCTGCCACGAGGGGGTGGATCCGCGACGAGCGGTCGCGGCGCTGATGAGCCGTACGACGAAGCCGGAGTGA
- a CDS encoding DUF397 domain-containing protein yields MTPTIDPELTRAHWRTSSHSGDAGACVEIATLPQAVGVRDSKDRDGPALLFTPTAWMTFAAAPPRR; encoded by the coding sequence ATGACCCCGACGATCGACCCGGAGCTGACCCGGGCCCACTGGCGAACAAGCAGCCACAGCGGAGACGCGGGGGCGTGCGTCGAGATCGCGACACTCCCTCAGGCGGTGGGCGTTCGCGACTCGAAGGACCGAGACGGCCCGGCGCTGCTCTTCACCCCCACAGCCTGGATGACCTTCGCCGCCGCGCCACCGCGCCGGTAA